One segment of Pandoraea pnomenusa DNA contains the following:
- a CDS encoding YfgM family protein, translating to MSSYHEEQEQIENVKAWWKQYGNYVIWTLVVIMLAYGGWNLWRYYERKQTVEAGVLYGELESAIDAKDKAKVARIASDMESKFSGTPYAQMTALLAAKSLSDAGDAAGAKAQLQWAVSNAKDDEYKQLAKLRLAGVLLDEKAYDEALKLLENPPAAYAALFADRRGDVLVAQSKVADARTAYKLALDKLDKQDSGMRQFVQFKLDALGA from the coding sequence ATGAGCAGCTATCACGAGGAACAGGAACAGATCGAGAACGTAAAAGCCTGGTGGAAGCAGTACGGCAATTACGTTATCTGGACGCTGGTCGTCATCATGCTGGCCTATGGCGGCTGGAACCTGTGGCGCTACTACGAGCGCAAGCAAACGGTCGAGGCGGGCGTGCTGTACGGCGAACTGGAAAGCGCCATCGATGCGAAGGACAAGGCCAAGGTCGCGCGTATTGCCTCCGACATGGAGAGCAAGTTCAGCGGCACGCCGTATGCGCAGATGACCGCGCTGCTGGCGGCGAAGTCGCTTTCGGACGCGGGCGACGCTGCCGGCGCCAAGGCCCAACTGCAATGGGCGGTGTCGAATGCGAAGGACGACGAGTACAAACAACTGGCCAAGCTGCGTCTGGCGGGTGTGTTGCTCGACGAGAAGGCCTACGACGAGGCGCTCAAGCTGCTCGAGAACCCGCCGGCGGCGTATGCTGCCCTGTTTGCCGACCGTCGCGGCGACGTGCTCGTCGCGCAGAGCAAGGTGGCCGATGCGCGCACCGCATACAAGCTCGCGCTCGACAAGCTCGACAAGCAGGACTCGGGCATGCGGCAGTTCGTGCAGTTCAAGCTCGACGCGCTGGGGGCCTGA